In a single window of the Thiohalophilus sp. genome:
- the hsdR gene encoding EcoAI/FtnUII family type I restriction enzme subunit R: MNEAETRAELIDPALKEAGWGVVDGSRVRREVIAPGRLIGGGRRGKQDIADYVLMYRGQKLAVIEAKKRSLPDTEGLGQAKRYAERLQARFAYSTNGVGIYRVDRHTGEEGYAEAFPSPDALWQEAFAEGNVWRERFGAVPFEDKGGFWQARYYQHNAINKALEAIGNGRDRILLTLATGTGKTAIAFQIAWKLFHARWSLAARESGEPGRQPRILFLADRNILANQAFNDFSAFPDDALVRIDPETIRKKGRVPKNGSIFFTIFQTFMTGRDAEGNPQYNFYDYPEDFFDFIVIDECHRGGANDESNWRKIMEHFSPAVQLGLTATPKRTHNADTYAYFGDPVYIYSLKEGINDGYLTPFKVRQIITTLDDYVYTSDDQIIEGEIEEGKRYTEEDFNRVIEIKEREKYRVKLFLESIDPLEKTLVFCATQEHALAVRDLINQMKTIKDPHYCERVTANDGAQGEHWLRAFQNNDKTIPTILTTSQKLSTGVDARNVRHIVLMRPVNSMIEFKQIIGRGTRLFDGKDYFTIHDFVKAYEHFNDPEWDGEPLDPEPCPRCGNLPCTCIVEPPQPCQVCGQVPCVCEKPEPEECPICGEYPCVCETPRKVKVKLADGKERTLQHISATSYWSPEGKPISAAEFVKRLYGDIPELFKNEDELRELWSRPDTRKKLLDGLEEKGYGEEQLRKIGKAVEAENSDLYDVLAYIAYSKQPVSRAERVESHKELIFSRYDYRQKEFLDFVLNHYIENGVGELDTEKLPVLIELKYYSVGDAIAELGNVSNIRQVFVEFQEYLYAPQESS, from the coding sequence ATGAATGAAGCCGAGACCCGCGCTGAACTCATCGATCCGGCTCTGAAGGAGGCCGGCTGGGGCGTGGTGGACGGCAGCCGGGTGCGGCGCGAGGTAATTGCACCAGGACGGCTAATTGGTGGCGGCCGGCGTGGCAAGCAGGACATTGCCGACTATGTGCTGATGTACCGAGGCCAGAAGCTGGCGGTCATCGAGGCCAAGAAGCGCAGCCTGCCTGACACCGAAGGGCTGGGGCAGGCCAAGCGCTACGCCGAACGCCTGCAGGCCCGCTTCGCCTACTCTACCAATGGCGTCGGTATCTACCGGGTGGACAGGCACACCGGCGAGGAAGGCTATGCGGAAGCCTTTCCGTCACCGGATGCTCTCTGGCAGGAAGCCTTTGCCGAAGGCAATGTCTGGCGCGAGCGCTTCGGTGCCGTGCCGTTCGAGGACAAGGGCGGTTTCTGGCAGGCGCGTTATTACCAGCACAATGCGATTAACAAAGCGCTGGAGGCCATTGGTAATGGCCGTGACCGGATCCTGCTGACTCTTGCGACCGGCACAGGCAAGACGGCCATCGCCTTTCAGATCGCCTGGAAGCTGTTTCATGCCCGATGGAGCCTGGCAGCAAGGGAGAGTGGCGAGCCGGGACGCCAGCCGCGCATCCTGTTCCTGGCCGACCGCAACATTCTCGCCAACCAGGCCTTCAACGACTTCTCGGCCTTTCCCGATGACGCACTGGTGCGCATCGACCCGGAGACCATCCGCAAGAAAGGCCGGGTGCCGAAAAATGGCAGTATCTTCTTCACCATCTTCCAGACCTTCATGACCGGGCGCGATGCCGAGGGCAACCCGCAGTACAACTTTTACGATTACCCGGAAGACTTTTTCGATTTCATCGTCATCGACGAATGCCACCGGGGCGGTGCTAATGACGAGAGCAACTGGCGCAAGATCATGGAGCACTTCAGCCCGGCCGTGCAGCTCGGACTGACCGCCACGCCCAAGCGTACCCACAACGCCGATACCTACGCCTACTTCGGCGACCCGGTGTATATCTATTCGCTCAAGGAGGGCATCAACGACGGCTATCTGACTCCGTTCAAGGTCCGCCAGATCATCACCACCCTGGATGATTACGTCTATACCTCGGATGATCAGATCATCGAGGGTGAGATCGAGGAAGGCAAGCGTTATACCGAGGAGGACTTCAACCGCGTCATCGAGATAAAGGAACGGGAAAAATACCGCGTCAAGCTGTTCCTGGAGAGCATCGACCCGCTCGAAAAGACCCTGGTGTTCTGCGCTACCCAGGAGCATGCCCTGGCCGTGCGCGATCTCATCAATCAGATGAAAACCATCAAGGACCCGCACTACTGCGAGCGTGTCACAGCCAACGACGGCGCCCAGGGCGAGCACTGGCTGCGGGCCTTTCAGAACAACGACAAGACCATTCCGACGATTCTCACAACCTCTCAGAAGCTCTCCACCGGCGTGGATGCGCGCAACGTTCGCCATATCGTGCTAATGCGGCCGGTCAACTCCATGATCGAGTTCAAACAGATCATCGGCCGGGGCACCCGGCTGTTCGACGGCAAGGACTACTTCACCATCCATGACTTCGTGAAAGCGTACGAGCACTTCAATGACCCGGAATGGGACGGCGAACCGCTGGATCCCGAGCCCTGCCCGCGCTGCGGCAACTTGCCCTGTACCTGCATCGTCGAGCCGCCACAGCCCTGCCAGGTTTGTGGCCAGGTTCCCTGCGTGTGCGAAAAGCCGGAACCGGAGGAATGCCCCATATGCGGTGAATACCCCTGTGTCTGCGAGACGCCGCGCAAGGTGAAGGTAAAACTGGCCGACGGCAAGGAACGTACCCTCCAGCACATAAGCGCCACCAGTTATTGGAGCCCCGAAGGCAAGCCGATTTCCGCCGCCGAATTCGTGAAACGGCTCTACGGCGACATACCCGAACTGTTCAAGAATGAGGATGAGCTGCGCGAACTGTGGAGCCGGCCGGATACCCGCAAAAAGCTTCTGGATGGACTGGAAGAGAAAGGCTATGGCGAGGAGCAATTACGCAAAATCGGTAAGGCTGTGGAGGCCGAGAACAGCGACCTGTACGACGTGCTGGCCTATATCGCTTACTCAAAGCAGCCTGTATCCCGTGCCGAGCGGGTGGAGTCACACAAAGAGCTCATTTTCTCCCGCTATGACTACCGCCAGAAAGAATTCCTGGATTTCGTGCTGAATCATTACATTGAAAACGGCGTCGGCGAGCTGGATACCGAAAAGCTCCCCGTGCTCATCGAACTGAAATACTACAGTGTCGGCGATGCCATTGCCGAGCTGGGCAACGTCAGTAATATCCGGCAGGTCTTCGTCGAATTCCAGGAATACCTGTATGCCCCGCAGGAATCGAGCTAA
- the csrA gene encoding carbon storage regulator CsrA: MLILTRRVGETLMIGDEVTVTVLGVKGNQVRIGVNAPKDVSVHREEIYERIKSEEDGSTQESGS, from the coding sequence ATGTTGATTTTGACCAGACGGGTGGGTGAAACACTCATGATTGGCGACGAAGTCACCGTGACAGTCCTGGGTGTCAAGGGCAACCAGGTGCGTATCGGTGTCAATGCGCCCAAGGACGTTTCCGTCCACCGCGAAGAGATTTACGAGCGGATCAAGAGCGAAGAAGACGGCAGCACCCAGGAGTCCGGCAGCTGA
- a CDS encoding HGGxSTG domain-containing protein, whose translation MPGRAKQFCRARTRDGTACRCKALKNGRCRLHGGLSTGPKTLEGKVRALSNLKQYCADRF comes from the coding sequence ATGCCGGGCAGAGCCAAGCAATTCTGTAGGGCGAGGACTCGCGACGGCACAGCCTGTCGCTGCAAGGCGCTGAAGAATGGCCGCTGTCGGTTGCACGGCGGATTATCAACGGGCCCAAAAACTCTTGAGGGGAAGGTGCGGGCGTTATCGAATCTAAAACAATATTGCGCAGACAGATTTTAA
- a CDS encoding COG2958 family protein: MSFTFTDYAVEVLVDADKPLTYQEIWEIGKNKGLDQRLNTTGKTPWQTLGARLFVEVRDNPRTEFIKIGSRPARFFLKARASQLPDDIIEKIEVSERKEREPKSKYTERDLHPLLSYFAYTNPTFSRGKSILTKTIFHEKSKKHGYSEWSHPDLVGFHLPLEDWNPDLIEFNRISDNNALKLFSFELKKSITKGNYREAFFQAVSNSSWANEGYLIAAEIKQDDELLSELERLSMSFGIGVIHLDLNDIDSSGILYHAKYRPQLDWETMNKLSEQNDDFRQFIKDVKIDFDSKRIHKSEYDSVIEDPESYIKKIRGC, translated from the coding sequence ATGAGTTTTACATTTACAGATTACGCTGTAGAAGTTCTGGTGGATGCAGACAAGCCGCTAACCTATCAGGAAATATGGGAAATTGGTAAGAATAAGGGTTTAGATCAACGGTTAAACACTACAGGTAAAACTCCTTGGCAAACACTTGGTGCCAGATTGTTTGTGGAAGTAAGAGATAATCCTAGAACTGAATTTATTAAAATTGGAAGCAGGCCCGCCAGATTTTTTCTTAAGGCAAGGGCTAGCCAGTTGCCAGATGACATCATAGAAAAAATCGAAGTATCAGAAAGAAAAGAAAGAGAGCCTAAATCCAAATATACTGAAAGAGATCTTCATCCGCTGCTGAGTTATTTTGCATATACGAATCCCACATTTAGCCGGGGAAAAAGCATACTTACCAAAACCATCTTTCATGAGAAATCAAAGAAGCATGGGTATAGTGAGTGGAGCCATCCGGATCTCGTAGGTTTTCATCTTCCTTTGGAGGACTGGAACCCCGACTTAATAGAGTTCAATCGTATATCAGACAACAATGCATTAAAGTTATTCTCTTTCGAGCTTAAAAAATCGATAACTAAAGGTAATTACAGAGAAGCTTTTTTCCAGGCTGTTTCCAATTCATCGTGGGCAAACGAAGGGTATCTGATTGCTGCAGAAATAAAACAAGATGATGAGTTGTTGTCAGAGCTTGAGCGGTTATCTATGTCATTCGGAATTGGTGTGATTCACCTTGATCTTAATGATATTGATTCATCGGGAATTCTCTATCATGCCAAATATAGGCCTCAGTTGGATTGGGAAACGATGAATAAATTGTCTGAGCAAAATGATGACTTCAGGCAATTTATCAAGGATGTCAAGATTGATTTCGATTCAAAACGAATACATAAGTCTGAATATGACAGTGTGATTGAGGACCCCGAGTCTTACATAAAAAAAATAAGGGGGTGCTAG
- a CDS encoding N-6 DNA methylase produces the protein MFEQTFKNIDDVLWKEAGCATELDYTEQTSWMLFLKYLDDLERERAMEAELRGKSYDFIIDEDYRWSSWAAPKKADGSFDHDNALTGADLILFVNTELFPYLQGFRERASGPDTIEYKIGEIFSEIRSKFQSGYSLRDALELIDSLSFRSQKEKHELSHLYEAKIRNMGNAGRNGGEYYTPRPLIRAMIRVTRPRIGERIYDAAAGSAGFLCEAHDYLRYGPDGPEGNNPPKLSTKDLETLQARTFYAKEKKSLPYVIGIMNMILHGIETPNIQHTNSLTENLSDIQEKDRFDVILANPPFGGKERKEIQQNFDIKTGETAFLFLQHFIKYLKAGGRAAIVIKNTFLSNSDNASRALRKELLENCNLHTILDCPGGTFLGAGVKTVVLFFEKGAPTQNIWYYHLDPGRSLGKTNPLNDNDLKEFVELQASFADSDESWTVNIEDIDQETWNLSVKNPSKVEEDPLRDPEVIINEIETLDTESEEILEGIRGML, from the coding sequence ATGTTTGAGCAAACCTTCAAAAATATCGACGATGTGCTCTGGAAAGAGGCCGGCTGCGCCACGGAGCTGGACTACACCGAGCAGACTTCCTGGATGCTGTTCCTCAAATACCTGGACGACCTGGAACGGGAGCGGGCCATGGAGGCCGAGCTGCGAGGCAAGTCCTACGATTTCATCATCGACGAGGACTACCGCTGGTCGAGCTGGGCCGCGCCGAAGAAGGCTGACGGCAGTTTCGACCATGACAATGCCCTGACCGGTGCCGATCTGATCCTGTTCGTGAACACCGAGCTGTTTCCCTATCTGCAGGGCTTTCGCGAGCGCGCCAGCGGCCCCGACACCATCGAATACAAGATCGGCGAGATCTTCAGTGAGATCCGCAGCAAGTTCCAGAGCGGCTACAGCCTGCGCGATGCCCTTGAACTGATCGATTCACTGAGCTTTCGCTCGCAGAAGGAGAAGCACGAGCTCTCGCACCTGTACGAGGCCAAGATCCGCAACATGGGCAACGCCGGGCGCAACGGTGGCGAGTACTACACCCCGCGCCCGCTGATCCGCGCCATGATCCGGGTAACCCGGCCCAGAATCGGCGAGCGCATCTACGACGCCGCCGCCGGCTCGGCGGGCTTCCTGTGCGAGGCCCATGACTATCTGCGCTACGGACCGGACGGTCCCGAGGGTAACAACCCGCCCAAACTGTCCACCAAAGATCTGGAGACGCTGCAGGCCCGCACTTTCTACGCCAAGGAGAAAAAGAGCCTGCCCTATGTCATCGGGATCATGAACATGATCCTACACGGCATCGAGACGCCCAACATCCAGCACACCAACAGCCTGACCGAGAACCTGAGCGACATTCAGGAGAAGGACCGCTTCGATGTCATCCTCGCCAACCCGCCCTTCGGCGGCAAGGAGCGCAAGGAAATCCAGCAGAACTTCGACATCAAGACGGGCGAGACGGCGTTCCTGTTCCTGCAGCACTTCATCAAATACCTCAAGGCGGGCGGCCGGGCGGCCATCGTCATCAAGAACACCTTCCTCTCCAACTCCGACAATGCCTCCCGAGCCCTGCGTAAGGAGCTGCTGGAAAACTGCAACCTGCACACCATCCTCGACTGCCCGGGCGGTACATTTCTAGGTGCTGGTGTCAAAACAGTGGTGCTGTTCTTCGAGAAAGGCGCGCCGACGCAAAATATCTGGTACTACCACCTCGACCCCGGCCGCAGCCTGGGCAAGACCAACCCGCTCAACGACAACGACCTGAAGGAGTTCGTCGAGCTGCAGGCCAGCTTTGCCGACTCTGATGAATCCTGGACGGTGAACATCGAGGACATCGATCAGGAAACCTGGAATCTGTCGGTGAAAAACCCCAGCAAGGTCGAAGAAGATCCCCTGCGCGATCCTGAGGTTATCATAAATGAGATTGAGACCCTCGATACGGAAAGCGAAGAGATTTTAGAAGGCATTAGGGGGATGCTATGA
- a CDS encoding HNH endonuclease signature motif containing protein has translation MDIEDEDIGEYYEDVTDEPDQYEIDGECYYPDPVENSRYYLDIDEETLEDQELKTWYRIYQIREELRSLQKRRLQIHSKISKLTSNDKDNLKSLNEEADAINCRIRALNIESRNNTFYDEDGYHLDWKFISLSAKEKTDFKCSQCYVVLRNHSHLLHAHHIDRDKKNNDPSNLKPLCVICHSEQYRHDFMINKISQKDRRLIEYLRTKNDMSRDVHEAENEADIVAKIMLDLY, from the coding sequence ATGGATATTGAAGACGAAGATATTGGCGAATATTATGAAGATGTAACTGATGAGCCAGACCAATATGAAATCGATGGTGAATGTTACTATCCAGATCCAGTAGAGAATTCTAGATATTATCTGGATATTGATGAGGAGACGCTAGAAGATCAAGAACTTAAAACTTGGTACAGGATATATCAGATTCGCGAAGAGCTCCGGTCTTTACAAAAAAGAAGACTACAAATACATAGCAAAATTTCAAAGCTAACCAGCAATGACAAAGATAATTTAAAATCTTTAAATGAAGAAGCTGACGCAATAAACTGTAGGATTAGAGCTTTAAATATAGAATCAAGAAATAACACCTTCTACGACGAAGACGGATACCACTTAGACTGGAAATTCATATCTCTATCCGCGAAAGAAAAAACTGATTTCAAATGTAGCCAATGTTATGTAGTTCTAAGAAACCACAGCCATTTACTACATGCTCATCACATTGACCGCGACAAAAAAAACAACGATCCATCCAACTTAAAGCCTCTATGTGTTATATGCCATTCAGAACAATATCGCCATGATTTCATGATCAACAAAATATCACAAAAAGACAGAAGATTAATAGAGTACTTGAGAACAAAAAATGACATGTCGCGAGATGTTCATGAAGCGGAAAATGAAGCGGATATAGTAGCTAAAATTATGCTCGACCTCTACTAG
- a CDS encoding restriction endonuclease subunit S, with translation MKDAAKCIAFSEIATVYNGNSISKKEKQEKYIGLDEGTSYIATKDVGFDHSIDYENGVLIPDSESSEFKIAPKNSVLICAEGGSAGRKVAHTDRDVHFGNKLFALVPMDRVRSKYLYYYTLSNEFFAQFSELKAGLIGGVSLKKFKSILIPLFDLDYQSYVIDFLNEAFSNINDAIANTKKNLGNIEELYKSYLNKFYQIPQDSVGQKWEVRKLKELCEKITDGVHKKPTYVDNGIPFIKINNLTSGPGISFDGVSYISEKDHKEFTKRTNPEKGDILITKDGTIGVVRIIDTDVEFSIFVSVALIKPEDKKLSPYLKYALESPLIQDKMNPQGAALKHIYLKDLREYSIPLAPEPERTQIVDTLDTLSDEIQRLELIYNQKLAALKELKQSLLQKAFSGELSAATEKEVEEAVA, from the coding sequence ATGAAGGATGCAGCTAAATGTATAGCATTTTCAGAAATCGCTACTGTCTATAATGGCAATAGTATTTCAAAAAAGGAAAAGCAGGAAAAATATATAGGCCTAGATGAAGGTACCTCATATATCGCCACGAAAGATGTAGGGTTCGATCACTCAATAGATTATGAAAATGGGGTGCTTATACCAGACTCAGAAAGCAGTGAATTCAAAATTGCCCCGAAGAATTCAGTTCTAATATGTGCCGAGGGTGGGAGCGCCGGTCGCAAAGTTGCCCATACTGATCGGGATGTACATTTTGGAAATAAGCTGTTCGCGTTAGTTCCAATGGACAGGGTCCGTAGTAAATATCTTTACTACTATACTCTCAGTAATGAATTTTTTGCACAGTTCTCAGAGTTAAAAGCAGGCTTAATTGGTGGCGTATCTCTTAAGAAGTTTAAATCCATACTGATTCCACTGTTTGATTTGGACTACCAAAGTTATGTGATTGATTTTTTGAATGAAGCATTTAGTAACATTAATGACGCAATTGCAAACACCAAAAAAAACTTAGGCAACATAGAAGAACTATATAAATCTTATCTAAATAAATTTTATCAAATCCCACAAGATTCTGTAGGCCAAAAATGGGAAGTTAGAAAGCTTAAAGAGCTTTGCGAAAAGATAACCGATGGTGTTCATAAAAAACCAACATATGTCGACAATGGTATCCCATTCATAAAAATCAATAATCTAACTTCAGGGCCAGGAATTTCATTTGACGGTGTGAGCTATATTTCAGAAAAAGACCACAAAGAATTTACCAAGCGTACAAATCCTGAAAAAGGCGACATTTTAATAACAAAAGATGGAACTATTGGTGTCGTAAGAATTATTGATACCGATGTGGAGTTTTCCATTTTTGTTTCAGTAGCTCTTATTAAACCCGAAGATAAAAAGCTTTCCCCATATTTAAAATATGCTCTAGAGTCACCCTTAATCCAGGATAAGATGAATCCTCAGGGCGCGGCTCTAAAACATATATATCTTAAAGACTTGCGAGAATATTCAATTCCTTTAGCGCCAGAACCTGAAAGAACACAAATCGTAGATACATTAGATACTCTATCTGATGAAATCCAACGATTAGAGCTGATCTATAACCAAAAACTTGCAGCTCTCAAAGAACTCAAACAATCCCTGCTGCAAAAGGCTTTCTCAGGCGAACTGTCTGCAGCGACAGAAAAAGAGGTTGAAGAGGCCGTCGCATGA
- a CDS encoding AlpA family transcriptional regulator — MKTILRLPTVISRTGLSRSTLYLRIAEGRFPRPISLGGRAVGWLESDITEWIETRIEESRKGGVA, encoded by the coding sequence ATGAAGACCATCCTTCGACTTCCGACCGTAATCAGCCGTACTGGCCTGTCTCGCAGCACGCTGTATTTGCGCATAGCAGAAGGCCGGTTCCCCAGGCCCATTTCACTGGGTGGGAGGGCTGTCGGCTGGCTTGAATCCGACATCACGGAGTGGATCGAAACCCGGATTGAAGAAAGCCGCAAAGGGGGTGTGGCATGA
- a CDS encoding aspartate kinase, protein MALIVQKYGGTSVGTVEKIENVADKVIASRQGGHDVVVVVSAMSGETNRLIELANQVSDQPEPREYDVLVSTGEQVTIALLSMALNARGYPARSYTGSQVHILTDSAHTKARILDIDESRMRTDLDQGRVVVVAGFQGRDEENNITTLGRGGSDTTAVALAAALKADECQIYTDVDGVYTTDPRVVADARRLQRITFEEMLEMASLGSKVLQIRAVEFAGKYNVNLRVLSSFEEGPGTLITYEEQTDMEQPVISGIAFNRDEAKLTILGVPDQPGMAFSILGPIGDANIEVDMIIQNVGADGTTDFTFTVHRNDYEKTLKLLQDVAGKLGAREVAGDKSIVKISLVGVGMRSHAGVASQMFETLAREGINIMMISTSEIKISVVVAEKYLELGVRALHGAFQLEQEMTL, encoded by the coding sequence ATGGCTCTTATTGTTCAAAAATACGGCGGTACGTCGGTCGGCACGGTCGAGAAAATCGAAAATGTCGCCGACAAGGTCATCGCCAGTCGCCAGGGCGGCCACGATGTGGTGGTGGTCGTTTCCGCCATGAGCGGCGAGACCAACCGTCTGATCGAACTGGCTAACCAGGTGAGTGACCAGCCCGAACCGCGGGAGTACGATGTACTGGTCTCTACCGGCGAGCAGGTGACCATTGCCCTGCTGAGCATGGCACTGAATGCGCGCGGCTACCCGGCCCGATCCTATACCGGCTCGCAGGTGCATATTCTGACCGACAGTGCGCACACCAAGGCGCGGATTCTGGATATCGATGAAAGCCGTATGCGCACCGATCTGGATCAGGGACGGGTAGTGGTGGTCGCCGGCTTTCAGGGGCGGGATGAGGAAAACAATATCACCACGCTTGGCCGCGGGGGCTCCGATACCACGGCGGTGGCGCTGGCGGCGGCCCTCAAGGCCGATGAATGCCAGATTTATACCGACGTGGACGGTGTTTACACCACCGATCCCCGCGTCGTCGCTGACGCCCGGCGCCTGCAGCGCATCACGTTCGAGGAGATGCTGGAGATGGCCAGCCTCGGGTCGAAAGTCCTGCAGATCCGTGCGGTGGAATTTGCTGGCAAATATAATGTCAATCTAAGGGTGCTCTCCTCTTTTGAAGAGGGGCCCGGTACACTGATTACTTACGAGGAACAAACGGATATGGAACAACCTGTCATCTCCGGCATCGCCTTCAATCGCGATGAAGCCAAGTTGACGATCCTGGGCGTTCCGGATCAACCCGGTATGGCGTTCAGTATTCTGGGCCCGATTGGTGATGCCAATATCGAAGTCGACATGATTATCCAGAACGTTGGTGCCGACGGAACGACCGACTTTACCTTTACCGTGCATCGCAACGATTATGAAAAAACCCTTAAATTGTTGCAGGACGTTGCAGGCAAACTGGGCGCACGTGAGGTTGCAGGCGATAAATCCATTGTTAAAATCTCCCTGGTCGGCGTCGGCATGCGTTCCCATGCCGGTGTCGCCAGTCAGATGTTTGAAACCCTGGCCAGGGAAGGGATCAATATCATGATGATATCCACCTCGGAAATTAAAATCTCCGTTGTCGTCGCGGAAAAGTATCTTGAACTGGGTGTGCGGGCTCTGCATGGCGCCTTCCAGCTCGAGCAGGAAATGACTTTGTAA
- a CDS encoding nucleotidyltransferase — MSRNELTLEQKQQSAGILEFVCQELEITATQYKDAEKKYKAVGDWLSDSDDLRLADSSIYSQGSIRVGTTVKPLYREEFDVDLVCYVPHVESPTPAQIRDLVGRRLIGNKTYEDLLEPLNRAWRINYANKFHLDITPVIRNPGCDNGGVLVPDKQLNNWKPSNPNGYAEWFDANAAVQPSYQRAFFESGIASRDIQPLPDQQQLKGVLRRSVQLMKRHRDVYFSNKPDAEKACSPISVIITTLATHAYQNLVGSDSFDNDLDLLMAVLRSMPRYIQVTDFAGRNMYYIMNPSTDGENFAEKWNVHPERADWFYAWHKAAVNSLEEFVYGELQGIDKVQDLLTETFGASVSKRALEHYSNVVSGARSKGALSMGATGGLTTGAGREIPKNTFYGE; from the coding sequence ATGAGTCGTAACGAATTAACGCTAGAGCAGAAGCAACAATCTGCTGGCATTCTTGAGTTTGTATGCCAAGAGCTCGAGATCACTGCAACACAATATAAAGATGCGGAGAAAAAATACAAAGCAGTAGGAGACTGGCTCAGTGATAGCGATGATCTGAGGTTGGCAGATTCATCGATCTACTCGCAAGGCTCAATTCGAGTCGGCACAACTGTTAAGCCTTTATATCGTGAAGAGTTTGATGTGGATCTCGTTTGTTATGTTCCGCATGTAGAATCACCGACGCCTGCTCAAATTCGTGATTTGGTTGGCCGCCGGCTAATTGGAAACAAAACATATGAAGATCTTCTTGAGCCTCTCAACCGGGCTTGGCGAATTAACTATGCCAATAAATTCCATCTTGATATTACACCTGTTATTAGGAACCCCGGGTGTGATAATGGCGGGGTGTTAGTGCCGGATAAACAATTAAACAATTGGAAGCCAAGTAACCCGAATGGTTATGCTGAATGGTTTGATGCCAACGCAGCTGTCCAGCCATCTTATCAACGGGCGTTTTTTGAGTCAGGTATTGCTTCTCGAGATATTCAGCCTCTTCCTGACCAACAGCAACTCAAAGGAGTGTTGAGACGTAGTGTTCAACTGATGAAGCGGCATCGCGATGTTTACTTCAGCAATAAGCCAGACGCTGAAAAGGCATGCTCTCCTATATCGGTAATTATTACGACATTGGCAACACATGCATATCAGAATCTGGTTGGCTCAGACAGCTTCGATAATGACCTTGATTTGCTTATGGCTGTATTAAGGTCGATGCCTAGATATATCCAGGTGACTGACTTCGCTGGTCGAAACATGTATTACATTATGAACCCCAGTACTGACGGCGAAAATTTCGCAGAAAAATGGAATGTTCATCCTGAACGTGCTGATTGGTTTTATGCTTGGCATAAGGCAGCAGTGAATAGTCTTGAAGAATTCGTATATGGTGAACTTCAGGGAATTGACAAAGTTCAAGATCTGCTTACAGAAACCTTTGGCGCTTCTGTTTCAAAACGAGCACTCGAACATTATAGCAATGTGGTCAGCGGTGCACGGAGCAAAGGAGCCCTTTCTATGGGAGCGACAGGTGGGCTGACTACTGGTGCAGGCAGGGAAATTCCCAAGAATACATTTTACGGTGAATAA
- a CDS encoding CBASS cGAMP-activated phospholipase: MNILSIDGGGIRGIYAAHLLKQIQDEIGIQYTDHFDLIAGTSTGSILAAALATKYPLEKVVALYEQHGKEIFSRRPASWLGVLRAKYSSSSLKKQLERVFEEKTLSDTDTNLLIPATDIGNAGVHVFKSPYDPEFVRDRDIRIADAVLASCSAPLYFSPHRVDKYLLADGGMWANNPSLACLVEAQKRFNIEISQVRLLSIGCGIGHRYYKQKNRDSRAWGLVSGWGGPKLVDTILNLQSQTTANMVELLLEPEQYLRLNFEHAEKLTLDDVGVIPELLSKADHDFAHNAAKVRKFLQQEYANKEGAV, from the coding sequence GTGAATATCCTTTCGATTGATGGGGGCGGTATTAGGGGGATTTATGCCGCTCATCTTTTGAAGCAAATTCAAGATGAAATCGGTATCCAATATACCGATCATTTTGACCTGATTGCTGGTACGAGTACCGGCTCAATCCTAGCTGCCGCATTAGCCACCAAATATCCTCTCGAGAAAGTAGTCGCTCTTTATGAGCAACATGGTAAAGAAATCTTTTCTCGCCGTCCGGCCAGCTGGCTTGGTGTTCTGCGGGCGAAATACAGTAGCTCAAGTCTGAAAAAGCAGTTAGAGAGAGTATTTGAAGAGAAAACTCTCTCCGATACCGACACGAATTTACTCATTCCAGCTACTGACATTGGTAATGCCGGTGTACACGTTTTTAAGTCCCCATACGATCCTGAGTTTGTTAGGGATCGAGATATTCGCATTGCAGATGCTGTGCTGGCTTCATGTTCCGCGCCTTTGTATTTTTCACCGCATAGGGTCGACAAGTATCTGCTAGCTGATGGTGGAATGTGGGCAAATAATCCATCCCTTGCATGCCTTGTTGAAGCCCAAAAACGGTTTAACATAGAAATCAGTCAGGTAAGGTTGTTGTCAATCGGATGTGGAATTGGACATCGTTACTACAAACAAAAAAATCGAGACTCCCGTGCCTGGGGGCTTGTTTCAGGATGGGGTGGGCCGAAACTCGTAGACACAATATTAAATCTTCAGTCTCAGACCACAGCAAACATGGTTGAGCTTCTTTTGGAGCCCGAGCAGTACTTGAGGTTGAATTTTGAACACGCGGAAAAACTGACTTTGGATGATGTTGGAGTGATTCCTGAGCTGCTGTCCAAAGCCGATCATGATTTCGCACATAATGCAGCTAAAGTTCGTAAATTCCTTCAACAGGAATATGCTAATAAGGAGGGCGCTGTATGA